One part of the Sphingobacterium sp. LZ7M1 genome encodes these proteins:
- a CDS encoding very short patch repair endonuclease, with product MVNKFYNDSPIQVPRFEESKGFYTSKKRSKIMSKIKGKNSKPELILRKALWNKNIRYRIHQKKLPGSPDIVIHRYKLAIFVDGEFWHGYDWENVKSKIKSNQAFWIPKIERNMQKDFFNNKALRDLGYTVFRFWSHEVIKDLKKVLNQIDLFIETRSLYP from the coding sequence ATGGTTAATAAGTTTTACAATGACAGCCCAATACAAGTTCCTCGCTTTGAGGAGTCGAAAGGATTTTATACCAGTAAAAAGCGAAGTAAGATAATGTCTAAGATCAAAGGCAAAAACTCTAAACCCGAACTTATATTGCGCAAAGCACTTTGGAATAAAAACATCCGATACCGAATCCATCAAAAGAAACTTCCGGGAAGCCCAGATATCGTCATCCACCGATACAAATTAGCCATCTTTGTCGATGGTGAATTTTGGCATGGCTATGATTGGGAAAATGTAAAATCGAAAATAAAGAGCAACCAAGCTTTTTGGATTCCAAAAATCGAAAGAAATATGCAAAAGGATTTCTTCAACAACAAGGCCTTGCGTGATCTAGGCTATACGGTATTCAGGTTCTGGTCCCATGAAGTAATTAAGGATCTGAAAAAAGTCCTGAACCAAATCGATCTGTTTATTGAAACCAGAAGCCTTTACCCTTAA
- the prpB gene encoding methylisocitrate lyase, producing the protein MKDSAGRKFKEAIQSETPLQVVGAINANHALLAEQSGFKAIYLSGGGVAAGSLGIPDLGITTLEDVLIDVQRITNVCSLPLLVDIDTGFGPSAFNIARTIKSLEKAGAAGIHMEDQVGAKRCGHRPGKELVSTEEMVDRIKAAVHARTDPDFQIGARTDAIASEGLDKALERAVAYQIAGADFIFAEAVTKLEDYLRFAEATGLPILANITEFGKTDLYTVQQLKDVRVSIVLYPLSAFRAANKAALNVYQHIRKDGSQAQVIDSMQTREELYQSIDYYRYENELDQLFKNK; encoded by the coding sequence ATGAAGGATTCTGCAGGTCGTAAATTTAAAGAAGCTATTCAATCTGAAACCCCTTTACAGGTCGTAGGCGCTATTAATGCTAACCATGCATTATTGGCGGAACAATCTGGATTTAAAGCCATTTACCTATCCGGTGGTGGCGTAGCAGCTGGTTCATTAGGAATCCCTGATCTCGGGATCACCACGTTAGAGGATGTCCTGATCGATGTGCAGCGGATCACCAACGTGTGCTCGCTGCCCTTATTGGTAGATATCGACACTGGCTTTGGTCCCTCGGCATTCAACATCGCCAGAACGATCAAATCCTTGGAAAAAGCAGGTGCCGCCGGTATCCACATGGAAGACCAGGTCGGTGCAAAACGATGCGGCCATAGACCCGGCAAGGAACTGGTCTCTACTGAAGAGATGGTTGATAGGATCAAGGCTGCAGTGCATGCACGGACAGACCCTGATTTTCAAATTGGAGCAAGGACAGATGCCATTGCCTCCGAGGGGTTGGACAAGGCCTTGGAACGTGCCGTTGCCTATCAAATTGCTGGGGCTGATTTCATTTTTGCAGAAGCAGTGACCAAATTGGAGGATTACCTACGATTCGCTGAAGCTACAGGCTTACCGATCCTAGCCAACATAACAGAATTTGGAAAAACAGACTTATACACTGTTCAGCAATTAAAGGATGTGCGCGTCTCCATCGTCCTGTATCCGCTATCAGCATTTCGTGCGGCCAACAAAGCTGCCCTCAATGTCTACCAGCATATCAGAAAGGATGGTTCCCAAGCGCAAGTTATCGACAGCATGCAAACTCGGGAAGAACTTTATCAAAGTATCGACTATTATCGGTATGAAAACGAACTAGACCAATTGTTTAAAAACAAATAA
- a CDS encoding SusC/RagA family TonB-linked outer membrane protein → MKKQKSYFRTLTKILLFSGSLSMVPISPLFASPAVYTAPQQKITGTVKDSKGEALSGATITLKGSRIKTQTDVNGNFELSDVPAGSTLTVTMIGFLNQDVPVTGNSVNVVLSEDAQGLDEVVVVGYGSLDKKELTSAVTTIKPKDFVPGTVSPLLSMQGKVAGLNVSSNNGSDPNSSVSVQLRGVNSVNASQGPLVVIDGVPGGDVNSVAKEDIESISVLRDASAAAIYGTRASGGVILITTKRPQIGKPTVNFTSEYFMETVRKRPQVLSPEKFVEVGLGDDLGHRTDWYDEVTNKNPFSHRQVLNVSGGSEDANVYATFVKRDAKGIALGSKRGEIGGRVNTNFRFFDGFAELSTNASYNQVDADFTNNDIFNMAMVLNPTETPYNANDLTGYNVLVGGYDYWNPVAEVMLRDDRRQYRYLLANSTLKLNLTDYLSTSATVGIKSNSEHGSFFRSAQHRLSRQDGIDGYASQAFQRNLDRVFEWTVNYTRRWEEHSVNAVGGYSYQDFNGRGFDMNNSDFPVDGIKENDMGTGSFLPDGRAGMGSWRNPWVKLAAFFGRVNYSYLDRYIVTATARYEGSSKFAPENRWGFFPGLSLGWRMSQEPFMKDVTFIDDLKFRAGYGETGNEGFGAEVSTRMYSADTWFLQNGQWFRTYGVKHNQNPGIKWEVKKEYNLGMDFTILNNKLSGRFDIYKRKIDDLIYDISVSQPPAIHDKTTMNVGSMENNGFEFELNYNAVQKENFSYRTSVVASHNTSKLNSLWGSQTFSDRKGFPAPGSPGSAVRLYPGEEIGRFFLWQFAGFTDDGYWMLYDKDGNAFDVRDKNKTVGDKKFVGQAIPTIQLSWNNEFTYKNWDANIYMRSWIGHDVFNMINMYYSLPNVKGQNVLDEAYEKHKDIKGEKELSDYWLEKGTFLKVDAINIGYTFNREMIKPFKSLRVYATGRDLFVFTKYSGLDPEVNINGLDPGFEERNVYPKTRTFMMGLQLNF, encoded by the coding sequence ATGAAAAAACAGAAGAGTTATTTTAGGACCCTGACAAAGATTCTATTGTTCAGTGGCTCCCTTAGTATGGTTCCCATTTCTCCATTATTTGCGAGTCCGGCAGTCTATACGGCCCCTCAGCAAAAAATCACGGGAACGGTCAAAGACTCAAAGGGGGAGGCCCTTTCCGGTGCGACAATCACCTTGAAAGGAAGCAGAATTAAGACCCAGACGGATGTCAACGGGAATTTTGAATTGTCGGATGTGCCAGCAGGATCGACCTTAACGGTCACCATGATCGGCTTTTTAAACCAGGATGTTCCTGTAACAGGGAATTCAGTAAATGTAGTCTTATCAGAAGATGCGCAAGGACTGGATGAAGTGGTGGTGGTTGGTTATGGTTCCTTGGACAAAAAGGAACTGACCAGTGCCGTAACTACCATCAAGCCCAAAGATTTTGTTCCAGGTACAGTTTCGCCGTTACTTTCGATGCAGGGCAAGGTTGCAGGCCTGAATGTTTCATCAAACAACGGTAGCGACCCGAACTCATCGGTCAGTGTACAATTGCGCGGAGTAAACTCCGTTAACGCCTCACAAGGTCCATTGGTGGTAATTGATGGGGTACCTGGAGGTGATGTGAACTCGGTTGCCAAAGAAGACATCGAATCCATTTCGGTTCTTCGAGATGCATCCGCAGCTGCCATTTACGGTACACGTGCATCCGGGGGTGTCATCTTGATCACTACCAAAAGGCCACAGATCGGAAAACCAACTGTAAACTTTACATCCGAGTACTTTATGGAAACGGTTCGGAAGCGACCACAAGTTTTATCACCAGAGAAATTTGTGGAAGTTGGCCTTGGAGACGACCTAGGCCATAGAACCGATTGGTATGATGAAGTCACCAATAAGAACCCTTTCAGTCACCGTCAAGTGCTGAATGTCAGTGGAGGTTCGGAAGATGCCAACGTCTATGCCACTTTCGTAAAAAGAGATGCCAAGGGTATTGCACTTGGATCTAAAAGAGGGGAGATCGGCGGTCGTGTCAATACCAATTTCAGGTTTTTTGATGGATTTGCAGAATTGTCAACCAATGCCAGTTATAACCAAGTAGATGCCGATTTTACCAATAATGACATCTTCAATATGGCCATGGTATTAAATCCAACCGAAACGCCATACAATGCTAATGACCTGACCGGCTATAATGTTTTGGTCGGAGGTTATGATTATTGGAATCCAGTTGCTGAAGTTATGTTAAGAGATGATAGAAGGCAATATCGCTACCTATTAGCGAACTCAACCTTGAAATTGAATCTTACTGACTATTTAAGCACCAGTGCTACCGTTGGTATCAAAAGTAATTCAGAGCATGGAAGTTTCTTCCGTTCGGCACAACATCGCTTATCTAGACAGGACGGAATCGATGGATATGCAAGTCAGGCATTCCAACGTAATTTGGATCGTGTTTTTGAATGGACGGTAAATTATACCAGACGTTGGGAAGAACATTCGGTCAATGCCGTTGGAGGTTATAGTTATCAAGATTTCAATGGCCGCGGCTTTGATATGAATAACTCTGATTTTCCAGTTGACGGTATCAAAGAAAACGACATGGGGACAGGTTCGTTTTTGCCGGATGGGCGTGCTGGAATGGGTTCATGGAGAAATCCATGGGTGAAATTGGCTGCCTTCTTTGGACGTGTTAATTATTCCTATCTAGACCGATATATTGTGACAGCTACTGCTCGATATGAGGGCTCTTCGAAGTTTGCTCCAGAAAACCGTTGGGGATTCTTCCCAGGTCTATCCTTAGGCTGGAGAATGTCTCAGGAACCGTTTATGAAAGATGTCACCTTTATTGATGACTTAAAATTCAGAGCGGGATACGGTGAGACAGGAAATGAGGGCTTCGGTGCCGAGGTATCAACACGGATGTACTCAGCGGATACTTGGTTCTTGCAAAACGGACAATGGTTCCGTACCTATGGGGTGAAACATAACCAGAACCCAGGCATTAAATGGGAAGTGAAAAAAGAATACAACTTAGGAATGGACTTTACCATCCTGAACAATAAGTTGAGTGGTCGATTTGATATCTATAAACGTAAGATTGATGACCTGATCTATGATATTTCTGTTTCGCAACCTCCGGCGATCCACGATAAAACAACGATGAACGTGGGTAGTATGGAGAATAACGGTTTTGAATTTGAGTTGAATTACAATGCTGTTCAAAAAGAGAATTTCAGTTACAGAACTTCAGTTGTTGCTTCGCACAATACGAGTAAATTAAATTCACTATGGGGAAGCCAGACGTTTTCTGATCGTAAGGGATTCCCAGCTCCAGGTTCTCCGGGATCTGCTGTTAGGTTGTATCCAGGAGAGGAAATCGGAAGGTTCTTCTTATGGCAGTTTGCTGGATTTACCGATGATGGCTATTGGATGTTATACGATAAGGACGGTAATGCCTTCGACGTACGCGACAAGAACAAAACTGTAGGTGATAAGAAATTTGTTGGACAAGCGATTCCTACCATTCAGTTGTCATGGAACAATGAGTTTACCTATAAAAATTGGGATGCCAATATTTATATGAGAAGCTGGATCGGTCATGATGTTTTCAATATGATCAATATGTACTACAGCTTACCAAATGTAAAGGGACAGAATGTATTGGATGAGGCTTATGAAAAACATAAGGATATCAAGGGTGAAAAAGAACTATCTGATTACTGGTTGGAAAAAGGGACTTTCTTGAAAGTGGATGCAATCAATATTGGTTACACGTTCAACAGGGAAATGATAAAGCCATTTAAGAGCTTGAGAGTTTATGCAACTGGAAGAGATCTTTTTGTATTCACCAAATACAGCGGATTGGATCCTGAGGTGAACATCAACGGATTGGATCCAGGCTTTGAGGAAAGGAATGTTTATCCAAAGACAAGAACCTTTATGATGGGCTTACAACTTAATTTTTAA
- a CDS encoding RagB/SusD family nutrient uptake outer membrane protein, translating into MKKYIIFLCAGFGLLTTNSCTKLDQEFYSSVTPETFFKSEKDIQAALFRPFTHAKWYMGEDRWRLQEYTADNFAITTKGRHWYNGGENERFHYHRWTPDDGWIWGSWRGTLMGVALALDAKSDLEKLDYTQFALTDEIKASHLSQLDALIAYFYLRGLDYFGGMPIFESLEGEALPRNTDVELFNHIEKLLKAALENIPAKKAGEQEDGAITKGAVAAMLAQLYFNAESYINKPMYNEAKTLAQAIINNQYGSYSLDTQWNGPHTFTNDKSPEILWSMPSEFKKLEYSWFYADFYHYNTRQYFNQDMGANNGAHLTPSRKPDGSLYTTDFKLGAPYEKYSAGDFRKKPYKYNGSGNYEGMFIIGPHLTPDGKAIVGGEEYKDKPLNFVDQVGRFTEVGAGKKYSSVSQLPSKMSEGEENTGVRLVKVPIPNLNDNTLRWGADMPIIRLAEVYYMLAECNFRAGNAAEAANLINQVRKRNFEGGKDPNPVTVANLDKYRLLDEWSIEFLGEGRRRTDLVRWKAFTTEKWWDHVASNSAHLNRFPVPNEAIAGNNNLQQNPGYE; encoded by the coding sequence ATGAAAAAATATATAATATTTCTATGTGCAGGTTTTGGTTTGTTGACAACAAACAGTTGTACCAAGCTTGATCAAGAGTTTTACAGCTCGGTAACACCAGAGACCTTTTTTAAGAGTGAGAAAGATATTCAAGCGGCCTTATTTCGCCCGTTTACCCATGCTAAATGGTATATGGGGGAAGACCGTTGGCGCTTGCAAGAATATACAGCAGATAATTTTGCCATTACCACCAAAGGTAGGCACTGGTATAATGGGGGTGAGAATGAAAGATTTCACTATCATCGTTGGACACCGGATGATGGATGGATTTGGGGTAGCTGGAGAGGCACACTAATGGGTGTAGCTTTGGCATTGGATGCGAAAAGCGATTTAGAGAAGTTAGATTATACGCAATTTGCACTGACCGATGAAATTAAAGCATCGCATTTGAGTCAATTGGATGCCTTGATTGCCTATTTCTATTTACGGGGTTTGGATTATTTCGGAGGGATGCCAATTTTCGAATCACTTGAAGGCGAGGCTTTACCACGAAATACCGATGTGGAACTGTTCAACCATATTGAAAAATTGTTGAAAGCAGCTTTGGAAAACATTCCAGCTAAAAAGGCTGGTGAGCAGGAAGACGGTGCCATTACCAAGGGAGCGGTTGCTGCCATGCTGGCACAGCTTTATTTCAATGCGGAGTCGTATATCAATAAACCGATGTACAATGAAGCGAAAACCTTGGCCCAGGCCATCATCAATAATCAATATGGCAGTTATTCTTTAGATACGCAATGGAATGGTCCCCATACCTTTACCAATGATAAATCGCCAGAAATCCTATGGTCTATGCCCTCGGAATTCAAAAAACTGGAATATAGTTGGTTCTATGCTGATTTTTATCATTATAACACCCGTCAGTATTTCAACCAAGATATGGGGGCGAACAATGGTGCCCACTTGACACCATCGCGCAAGCCAGACGGAAGTTTGTATACCACTGACTTTAAGTTAGGTGCTCCATATGAGAAATATTCAGCTGGCGATTTCAGAAAGAAGCCATACAAATACAATGGAAGTGGAAATTATGAAGGTATGTTCATTATAGGTCCACACTTGACTCCAGATGGAAAAGCAATAGTTGGAGGAGAGGAGTATAAGGATAAGCCATTGAATTTTGTGGATCAGGTAGGAAGGTTTACAGAAGTAGGAGCAGGCAAGAAATATTCGAGTGTCAGTCAATTACCATCTAAAATGTCAGAGGGAGAAGAGAATACGGGAGTTCGTTTGGTTAAAGTTCCGATTCCAAATCTGAACGACAATACCTTGAGATGGGGCGCAGATATGCCTATCATTCGTTTGGCAGAGGTTTATTACATGCTTGCCGAATGTAATTTCCGTGCAGGGAATGCTGCAGAGGCGGCAAATCTGATCAACCAAGTGCGTAAGCGTAATTTTGAAGGTGGAAAGGATCCTAATCCTGTGACGGTTGCTAACCTTGACAAATACCGCTTGCTTGACGAGTGGAGCATTGAGTTTCTAGGTGAAGGAAGAAGAAGGACTGATTTAGTTCGCTGGAAAGCCTTTACTACGGAGAAATGGTGGGATCATGTGGCCAGCAATTCTGCTCATTTAAACAGATTTCCTGTTCCGAATGAAGCTATTGCAGGTAATAATAACTTACAACAGAATCCAGGCTACGAATAA